The DNA window TATTGAGCCACCAGCACCGTTCCGCCCGAACAGAGCCCCACCACGATATTCGTCAGGATAAATGTCACCTGTCCGCCAATATTTACACCGGACATGCTGGCAGTACCACTGAAATTACCTACAATCAGCATGTCCGCCACGTTGTACAGCGACTGAACAATACTGGATATCAGAAAGGGAATTGCAAACATGATAAGTTGCTTCACCACATTTCCCTTAGATAAATCATTTTCAAAATGTCCCATCCTTTTCCTCCGTACATGCCCTCTACAATTGCTGGGAGCATTATTATATCTATGCCAATAATATCACAGGAAAAAAGGAAATTCAATATCCCGGCAGGCCGCAGCTGTATGACAGCTGTCTGAACCATCTCCCGGCTTTACTGGACCTAAAAAACGAAACGGCATTTTTTCGTTTCTATCCTTGTGAAACGAATTACAGTGCACCAGGTAAGTACTGACACTCAAACCGCATGGATCTCTTGCCATTTTGGTATGGATGAATTAAAATATTCTGGTACGGATTGCAAGATACTCCTTCCGTATCCTGCCGGCCTTTAAAGATAGAGAGCCCGGTTTACCACCATCAATTATCAATTGCAGACCCAAATGTATCTGCAGAAAAGGAAAAAACCATGAATCAGTCCCAGGATTTAAAAAGACTTCTGGAATCCGTTGATCACAAAAGCTATCCCGCTTATAAATCTGCTCAGGGTTCCTATGATTTTAAAGACTATATTTTATCGATCGACCACGTTCAGGGAGATCCGTTTGCCTCCCCGTCCAAAGTCAGTGTGTTTGTTCCCCGCAAAATAAACGCATTTCCCTCCGAATATACCGACAGGCCATGGAAGAAAACCGCCCTGGAGGATTATCTGCTGCGTTGTTTCAGCCAGGAAATCTCACGTTTTAACTTCAAGGCCAAAGGCTCCGGCAAAAGCGGCCTTATTGCTACCAGCAGGCCGGGGCAGGAGGTTTTGGAGCGCACGGCATGCGAATGTACGGACAGCGGAATCACAGCGCGTTTCGAGGTGGGATTTCCGGCTTTTGGCAGGACTATCAACTCGGGCGAACTGATTAAAATACTGTTTGATTTCCTTCCCGGCTGCGTCAGAAATGTTTTCATTTATAGGAACAGGGATCCGAAACAGGTCCGCAGCGTGATCGAACTCGCAGAGGATCAGGAATTTATACGGAATGAACTGAAGCGGCTTAACCTTGTCTCATTTGCCGCCGACGGCTCTGTCCTGCCCAGAGAAACGGGTATTTCGGATCGGCCTATGAAGGACAGTGTCCCGTTTATGTCTCCCGCTTCATTAAGCATCACCCTTAACCTGCCGCACCATGGCCCAATCCACGGCATGGCGCTCCACAGAGGAATTACCCTGGTCGTCGGAGGAGGCTATCACGGCAAATCCACCCTGCTGAAGGCTCTGGAAAGCGGCGTGTACAACCATATTGCCGGAGACGGACGCGAATATGTGATAACGGACCAAACCGCGGTTAAACTGCGCGCTGAGGATGGACGGAGCATCAATAATGTGGATATTTCCCTGTTCATCAATGATTTGCCGAACGGCAGGGACACCTCCCGCTTCTCCTCCGAAGACGCCAGCGGAAGCACATCGCAGGCGGCGGCCGTCATTGAGGGAATCGAAGCCGGTGCAGCGGCATTTCTGATCGATGAGGATACGTCCGCCACAAACTTCATGCTCCGTGACGAACTGATGGAGAAGATTGTAAGCCGTGATAAGGAACCTATTACTCCCTTTATTGAGAGGGCCCGGGAACTCTATGAGAAAGCCGGAATTTCTACCATACTGGTGGCCGGAAGCTCCGGTGCCTACTTCTATATTGCCGACACGGTAATCCAGATGGATTCTTACCGCCCCTGCGATATCACGGAGCAGGTCAAAAAGGCCTGCAATGAATACCGTGCCTCCTCAGCTCCCGCAACGACGGCGCCCGGATTTAATCTGCCTGCAGCCGACAGGAAACTGATCTGCAGGAACAGCGGCTCAAGTTCCTGCAGACGAAGAGATATCGAGCCCAGTGAAGACCTCAGTAAAAGCTGGGGCAATGGCAGAGATGACCGTAGGGACCGCAGAGGCGGCAGGAACGACCGTGGTGACGGCCGCAGAGGCGGAAGGGATGAGCGTGGTGACGGCCGCAGAGACGACGACAGAATTAAGGTTAAAGTTTTCGGTAAGGATTCCTTCCAGGTTGCAAAAGAGCCGGTTGATCTCCGTTTTGTTGAGCAGCTGGCCGACAGCGAACAGACCGCGGCTCTGGCGCAGATGGTCCGGTTCTGCCTGGAACGCGATCTGCTGTCACGTTATACCCTGCAGGAAACCGTGTCCCTCCTTATGAAGGAATATGAGAAAAAAGGACTGGCGGCATTTAGCAGCTCCTCCTATACGGCGATGGGATTATGCATGCCCCGCATACAGGAAATTTACGCATGTCTTAACCGTTTCCGGGGATAAAAACAATATCCAGGATCATAGAAGACACGGAAATCTCCAAAAAGCCTCCACCGGACAGCACCAATGGAGGCTTTTTTTTATTCGGCAATGAAAACGTCTTCGCCGTCAATAATTGTACGTTCCACACGAACATTTCTGATGTTTTCTGCAGAAACCTCGTAGAGGTTCTCGGACAAAACTACCATATCGGCTAATTTTCCAACCTCGAGGGAACCTTTTATCTGCTCCTCAAAGCTGGCGTAGGCACCGTTGTATGTATGCATCCGCAACGCTTCTTTTATATTAATCCTCTGACACTGGGAAACTTTTCTGCCGCTGCCCGTCACACGGTTGACCGCTTCAAAAATGCCGAAGAGGGGATCGGAACTGGTGACCGGGCAATCGGAGCTTCCGGCGGCGACAACGCCATTGTCAAACCATGTGCGGCAGGGAAACATTGAGTCGATCCGTTTTCCATAGTTTATTACATAGCCATCACCGAATTCATAAAAGAAAGCCGGCTGGGGAACAACAACAATGCCCAGTTTTTTAATGCGCTCTACCAGATTTTCATTGATAAAGCCGCAGTGCTCAATCCGATGCCGGTGGTCTGTCCTGGGGGTATCCTCTAAAGCCTTTTCGATTGCTGTTACCATCACTTCCACAGCCCGGTCGCCCACGGCGTGGACGGTACACTGATAACCGGCCCGGTTGGCTTTAATCATCATGCGTTCCACCTGCTCCGGGGTGTAACAGAGGATGCCCGTATCACCGGGACGTGAATCATAAGGTTCAAACATGGCCGCGGTAGGGGCGCTCGTGGATCCGTCAATCATCAGCTTGACCGGACCGATACGGAAATGTTCGTCACCAAATCCGGTTACGATGCCGCATTTGATATAATCGTCGATAAACTGTTCACAGTCGATAAAGGTGAATAAAACTGCATAAATGCGGTTTTTAATTCTGCCGCTCTGAACTCCTCTCCGCATGGCCCGCATCTGCGGATATCCGTAACAGCCTGCTACATGGATCGATGTGATACCCTGGCGTATCAGACTGTCTGAGGCGGATGCCATAGCGTCTTCAAGCATATCCTCTCCGGGCATGGCCACCTTTAAAAGATTGTTGTGTGCAGCCTCTTTAAGCGTTCCGGTTATGTGTCCATTAATTTTTTCAATCAGGCCCCCCTCTGGAGAAGGCGTGCCGTCGGATATGCCGCCAAGACGGAGCGCCATTGTATTATTGACAGAAACATGGTAGCAGGCTCTCGTAATCATGACCGGATGATCCGTTGTCGCCTGATCCAGTTCTTCACAGGTGGGCATCCGTTTTTCAGCCAGCTTCATTTCGTTAAGGCCCCAGCCCCGGACCCACTCGTGCTTCGGGGTATTCTTCGCCTGCCTGCGAATCAGCTCCACCACATCCGCGATACATGTGGCTCGCCGACAGTCGGCGGATACCTGCCCCATCCCAATCTGGCCCAGGTGAATATGGGAGTCAATAAATCCGGGAGCCAAAGCCCTTCCTTTTAAATCAATTATTTCTGCCTCACCACCGGAATACTTCATGGCGTCTTCCCGCGTGCCGACATATTTAATGAGCTTCCCCTGAGTTACCAGTGCTTCGGCCAAGCTGTCATTCTTATCTACGGTAAGAATGTGTCCGTTCAGATAAATTCTTGTATGATCCATTCTATTGTTACGCTCCTTATATACCGGTATTACTTTTTACAGCAGTATCTGCTGCGACAGCAACCGGTATTGTTTTATAAATTAATTACAGCATCAATTTTCTTTGCACGGATAGAATTCTTGTCCCTGTCGGGAACAAGCAGTGAAACGATTACGGTAACCGCCAGGGTCAGTGATATGACATTGATGTACCACGGAAGAGCGCCCGGCCACTTAATAACAGACAGAGACAGTACATTTAAGACCGCAGATACAATCAGCCCGGCTTCAACGCCGCGGCGGCTGATTCCCTTCCACAAAAAACCAAGAATAAAGGGAGGGAAGGTCGCCGACATCAGGGTTCCCCAGCCGAAGGTTCCCAGGATAGCAACACTCTCACTGGCGTAAAGGGAGTAGAATATTGCGCCGAATCCCATTGCCAGCATGGTGATACGCGACACCTTCAACTGCGTCTCGGGTTTAAAGTGAACGCCGAGAGCAGACGGAAGGTCTTTTGACAGACAGATTGCAGAGGTCGAAAGGTAGAGTGAGGCTGAGGACATCGAAGCGGCTAAAACCGCGGTGTAAGCGGCGATCTGGACTCCCAGCCCGCAGTAATCGGCAAAAACGAAAATCGCGTCGTCTGCTTTGGCCAGAGGCTGGATTTTCCCCGATGCAACCAGATAAAGGACGCCGTAACCGATGAACACCGAACCGGCGGCGACAATAATATGGCTCAGACAGTTGATGATTGCGGTTTTGGGTACATCCTTGGGGTCCTTCAGCGCATACATTCGGCTGATACACTGGGGCTGGCCGATTGTGCCGACTATCGGAATAAAAATCCATGCAAAACAGGTCGCCTTAGCGCTGGTTCCCCAGGCGTTTAAAAGGTCGGGAGAAAATGCTTTCGTAATACTTCCATCTGCCGAGGTGACCGTTCCGGCTGAAGCGACAGCTTCCATAACGCCTCCCATACCGCCGGTGGTGACCAGCACTGCAATCAGCAGTACGACTACGGCAACACACATAACGACTCCCTGATAGGCCTGGGTGAGCATGCCTCCAATCTCTCCCGAGAAAGACATATAAAGGGCAACCACCGAGAAAATAACCAGTCCGGAAACAATCTGGCTCCATCCCATCAGATGGCTGAGCATCGCAGCGCCTGCAGTGATTTGTGAAGAGAGGTAAGCCAGACAGCCCAGCATCAGTACAAATGACATAAATCCTTTGATCACGCGGCT is part of the [Clostridium] symbiosum genome and encodes:
- a CDS encoding ABC-ATPase domain-containing protein, which gives rise to MNQSQDLKRLLESVDHKSYPAYKSAQGSYDFKDYILSIDHVQGDPFASPSKVSVFVPRKINAFPSEYTDRPWKKTALEDYLLRCFSQEISRFNFKAKGSGKSGLIATSRPGQEVLERTACECTDSGITARFEVGFPAFGRTINSGELIKILFDFLPGCVRNVFIYRNRDPKQVRSVIELAEDQEFIRNELKRLNLVSFAADGSVLPRETGISDRPMKDSVPFMSPASLSITLNLPHHGPIHGMALHRGITLVVGGGYHGKSTLLKALESGVYNHIAGDGREYVITDQTAVKLRAEDGRSINNVDISLFINDLPNGRDTSRFSSEDASGSTSQAAAVIEGIEAGAAAFLIDEDTSATNFMLRDELMEKIVSRDKEPITPFIERARELYEKAGISTILVAGSSGAYFYIADTVIQMDSYRPCDITEQVKKACNEYRASSAPATTAPGFNLPAADRKLICRNSGSSSCRRRDIEPSEDLSKSWGNGRDDRRDRRGGRNDRGDGRRGGRDERGDGRRDDDRIKVKVFGKDSFQVAKEPVDLRFVEQLADSEQTAALAQMVRFCLERDLLSRYTLQETVSLLMKEYEKKGLAAFSSSSYTAMGLCMPRIQEIYACLNRFRG
- a CDS encoding amidohydrolase — its product is MDHTRIYLNGHILTVDKNDSLAEALVTQGKLIKYVGTREDAMKYSGGEAEIIDLKGRALAPGFIDSHIHLGQIGMGQVSADCRRATCIADVVELIRRQAKNTPKHEWVRGWGLNEMKLAEKRMPTCEELDQATTDHPVMITRACYHVSVNNTMALRLGGISDGTPSPEGGLIEKINGHITGTLKEAAHNNLLKVAMPGEDMLEDAMASASDSLIRQGITSIHVAGCYGYPQMRAMRRGVQSGRIKNRIYAVLFTFIDCEQFIDDYIKCGIVTGFGDEHFRIGPVKLMIDGSTSAPTAAMFEPYDSRPGDTGILCYTPEQVERMMIKANRAGYQCTVHAVGDRAVEVMVTAIEKALEDTPRTDHRHRIEHCGFINENLVERIKKLGIVVVPQPAFFYEFGDGYVINYGKRIDSMFPCRTWFDNGVVAAGSSDCPVTSSDPLFGIFEAVNRVTGSGRKVSQCQRINIKEALRMHTYNGAYASFEEQIKGSLEVGKLADMVVLSENLYEVSAENIRNVRVERTIIDGEDVFIAE